Proteins co-encoded in one Anopheles moucheti chromosome X, idAnoMoucSN_F20_07, whole genome shotgun sequence genomic window:
- the LOC128307217 gene encoding signal transducer and transcription activator isoform X2: protein MSLWARVNQLPQPILEQIRFIYGSNFPIEVRHYLAEWIEERLLNAPVYTNDQEAVYEQDAANFLNQLIMELERTAINLPETNFTIKIRLNESARNFRQLFSHNPAQLYQHLMNCLHRERQCVAYPDECVNVQDPEVTEVFNAVQQLQIMVRTNENDNRNLMKEYEHLLLEVHELQKNRAQLETIENAEMRAHAHNQLAQHQKMVNDRLQLCTGKRLALVDGFRKTILITDEVQNKVLNKYLSQWKINQGFAGNGASMMSASNLDTIQAWCESLAEIIWSTKDQIRLAIKNKSKLHVEQEDVPDLLPQAMVDVTNLLKMLITNTFIIEKQPPQVMKTNTRFAATVRLLVGNTLNIKMVNPQVKVSIISEAQAQQTQQTNKASEQSCGEIMNNIGNLEYNETTKQLSVSFRNMQLKKIKRAEKKGTECVMDEKFALLFQSSFAVGHGDLVFSVWTISLPVVVIVHGNQEPQSWATITWDNAFADINRIPFQVPDKVIWNQLAEALNMKFRASTGRSLTAENMHFLCEKAFKTNLPFPVPNDLTIMWSQFCKEPIPDRSFTFWDWFYAAMKVTREHLRGPWMDGSIIGFIHKSKAEDYLLKCPRGTFLLRFSDSELGGITIAWVNEGNDGQPQILHIQPFTAKDFSTRSLSDRIRDFDDLFYLYPNKPKHEAFDRYTTPAGPPRNKNYIASEVRAVLMPGPTNNQMNSFPNTPSYNIQSPDASRDTPSSGYGQTNYGQVPDFELENIGMFSSQYH, encoded by the exons ATGTCACTGTGGGCCCGGGTAAATCAGCTGCCGCAGCCGATACTGGAGCAGATACGCTTCATCTATGGCAGCAACTTCCCGATAGAGGTGCGCCACTATCTAGCAGAATGGATCGAGGAACGTTTGCT taaTGCACCGGTGTACACGAACGATCAGGAGGCGGTGTACGAGCAGGATGCGGCCAACTTTCTCAACCAGCTCATCATGGAGCTGGAACGGACGGCGATCAATCTGCCGGAGACGAACTTCACCATCAAGATCCGGCTGAACGAATCGGCCCGCAACTTCCGCCAGCTGTTCTCGCACAATCCGGCCCAGCTGTACCAGCATCTGATGAACTGTCTGCACCGGGAGCGGCAGTGCGTCGCCTATCCGGACGAGTGCGTGAATGTGCAGGACCCGGAGGTGACGGAGGTGTTCAATGCGGTTCAGCAGTTGCAGATAATGGTGCGCACGAACGAGAACGACAACCGGAACCTGATGAAGGAGTACGAACATTTGCTGCTGGAGGTGCACGAGCTGCAGAAGAACCGGGCCCAGCTGGAAACGATCGAGAATGCGGAAATGAGGGCGCACGCCCATAATCAGCTCGCCCAGCACCAGAAGATGGTGAACGATCGGTTGCAGCTGTGCACCGGTAAGCGGCTCGCCCTGGTGGACGGGTTCAGAAAGACGATACTGATCACGGACGAGGTGCAGAACAAGGTGCTGAACAAGTACCTGTCGCAGTGGAAAATTAATCAGGGTTTCGCCGGCAACGGTGCGTCGATGATGAGCGCGAGCAATCTCGACACCATACAGGCATGGTGCGAAAGCTTGGCGGAGATCATCTGGAGCACGAAGGACCAGATACGGCTCGCGATCAAGAACAAGTCGAAGCTGCATGTGGAGCAGGAGGACGTGCCGGATCTGTTGCCGCAGGCGATGGTCGATGTGACGAATCTGCTGAAGATGCTCATCACCAACACGTTCATTATCGAGAAGCAACCACCGCAGGTGATGAAGACAAACACGCGGTTCGCCGCTACCGTGCGCCTGCTCGTCGGCAACACGCTCAACATCAAGATGGTAAACCCGCAGGTGAAGGTGTCTATCATATCCG AGGCCCAAGCTCAGCAAACGCAACAGACCAACAAAGCTTCCGAACAGTCGTGCGGTGAAATAATGAACAACATCGGCAATCTGGAGTACAACGAAACGACCAAGCAACTGTCAGTGAGCTTCCG AAACATGcagctgaagaaaataaagCGCGCAGAAAAGAAAGGCACCGAGTGTgtgatggatgaaaaattcGCACTACTCTTCCAGTCCAGTTTTGCCGTTGGACATGGCGATCTCGTTTTTTCG GTGTGGACTATCTCCCTTCCGGTAGTGGTGATCGTACACGGAAACCAAGAACCACAGTCATGGGCCACCATTACCTGGGATAATGCGTTCGCCGACATAAACCGCATCCCGTTCCAGGTGCCGGATAAAGTGATTTGGAACCAGCTTGCCGAAGCACTGAACATGAAGTTCCGCGCCTCGACCGGTCGTTCGCTGACGGCGGAAAATATGCACTTCCTGTGCGAGAAAGCGTTTAAAACGAACCTGCCATTCCCGGTACCGAATGATCTTACGATCATGTGGTCGCAGTTTTGCAAGGAACCGATCCCGGACCGTTCGTTCACGTTCTGGGATTGGTTTTACGCGGCGATGAAGGTAACGCGCGAGCATCTGCGCGGTCCGTGGATGGACGGTAGCATCATCGGGTTCATACACAAGTCCAAAGCGGAAGATTATTTGCTCAAGTGCCCGCGGGGTACCTTCCTGCTACGATTCTCCGACAGTGAGCTCG GTGGCATTACCATTGCCTGGGTTAATGAGGGTAACGACGGTCAGCCACAGATACTGCACATTCAACCATTTACGGCAAAGGATTTCTCCACCCGTTCGCTGTCCGATCGCATACGCGACTTTGACGATCTCTTCTATCTGTACCCGAACAAGCCGAAGCATGAAGCATTCGATCGGTACACGACACCGGCGGGACCACCGCGAAACAAGAACTATATCGCGTCGGAGGTGCGTGCCGTACTGATGCCTGGTCCGACCAACAACCAGATGAATAGCTTCCCGAACACACCGTCCTACAATATTCAATCGCCAGATGCGTCGCGCGATACGCCCTCCAGCGG